In one Nocardia tengchongensis genomic region, the following are encoded:
- a CDS encoding NUDIX domain-containing protein: MPEMIALYDAAGREIGAQERAVVYERGLWHASAGVLVRSLDGSKVYVHKRTDTKAVFAGMHDCLAGGVLGPGEDPAEAAVRELGEELGIVLGPHQDRPLPVAAESWDGEWEGRPMRCHLFAYELRYDGPITHQPEEIVDGWWWTDEELRSHLEDPAWPFVPDTRELIGDLLH, from the coding sequence ATGCCGGAGATGATCGCGCTGTACGACGCCGCCGGTCGCGAGATCGGCGCGCAGGAGCGCGCGGTGGTGTACGAGCGGGGCCTGTGGCATGCCAGCGCGGGCGTGCTGGTGCGCTCGCTCGACGGGTCGAAGGTGTACGTGCACAAGCGAACCGACACCAAGGCGGTGTTCGCGGGCATGCACGACTGTCTGGCCGGCGGGGTGCTGGGCCCGGGCGAGGATCCGGCCGAGGCCGCGGTCCGGGAGCTGGGCGAGGAACTGGGCATCGTGCTGGGCCCGCACCAGGATCGGCCGCTGCCGGTGGCCGCCGAGTCCTGGGACGGCGAGTGGGAGGGGCGGCCGATGCGCTGCCACCTGTTCGCCTACGAGCTGCGCTACGACGGCCCGATCACCCATCAGCCCGAGGAGATCGTCGACGGCTGGTGGTGGACCGACGAGGAGCTACGCTCCCACCTCGAGGACCCGGCCTGGCCGTTCGTGCCCGATACCCGCGAGCTCATCGGCGATCTGCTGCACTGA
- a CDS encoding nitroreductase family deazaflavin-dependent oxidoreductase, with protein MPLPRTLARINRKVSNPVLGVAARVAPMFGVVVHRGRKSGRVYRSPVMVFRRDDGYRIALTYGRDVDWLKNIRAAGSFEFETRGRTVTLTDPVLGHDASASWAPPLVQQVLVGLNAADYVQARRVDD; from the coding sequence ATGCCGCTGCCGCGGACACTCGCGCGAATCAATCGCAAGGTCAGCAATCCGGTGCTGGGGGTCGCGGCCCGGGTCGCGCCGATGTTCGGCGTCGTGGTGCACCGCGGCCGCAAGTCGGGGCGGGTCTACCGGTCCCCGGTGATGGTGTTCCGGCGCGACGACGGCTACCGCATCGCCCTCACCTACGGGCGGGACGTGGATTGGCTGAAGAACATTCGCGCCGCGGGCAGCTTCGAATTCGAGACGCGCGGGCGCACGGTCACCCTCACCGATCCGGTGCTCGGGCACGACGCGTCCGCGTCCTGGGCGCCACCGCTGGTACAGCAGGTGCTGGTGGGCCTGAACGCCGCGGATTATGTCCAGGCCCGCCGGGTCGACGACTAG
- a CDS encoding nitroreductase/quinone reductase family protein: MAEANPYGTPSSTGPEPIGPYQNRINTFMRGLLRVPVLSRQVGKRLCVLHVVGRKSGKHYDVPVAYTRHGGDILVGTAKRPWVSNIRTGVPLEVSFGGPRLTADVELLTDEESVVRLSEAIARDNKQWAKFNGMGFDADGNPNLADAYQSWQQGTVILRLTVR, encoded by the coding sequence ATGGCCGAGGCCAATCCGTACGGAACTCCGAGCAGCACCGGCCCCGAGCCCATCGGCCCCTATCAGAACCGAATCAATACCTTCATGCGTGGCCTGCTGCGGGTACCGGTGCTGTCGCGGCAGGTCGGCAAACGGCTGTGCGTCCTGCACGTGGTGGGCCGCAAGTCCGGCAAGCACTACGACGTGCCGGTCGCCTACACCCGCCACGGCGGCGACATCCTGGTCGGCACCGCCAAGCGTCCCTGGGTGAGCAATATCCGCACGGGCGTGCCGCTCGAGGTGTCGTTCGGCGGGCCCCGGCTCACCGCCGACGTCGAGCTGCTCACCGACGAGGAGTCGGTGGTGCGGCTCTCGGAGGCCATCGCCCGCGACAACAAGCAGTGGGCGAAGTTCAACGGCATGGGCTTCGACGCCGACGGCAACCCGAATCTGGCCGACGCCTACCAGAGCTGGCAGCAGGGCACGGTCATCCTCCGGTTGACGGTGCGCTGA
- a CDS encoding alpha/beta hydrolase, with product MPVDRDRTDGATLRLAVAVIPSETQPSTADPIVFLEGGPGLDGIAVPAVAPDVGLGRNRDLILIGQRGTQTTSTPLLCPELDEFYARRLGLVYDAPATGELDVRAATACHERLAPTTDLAAYNSTESAYDLIDLRKALHLDTWSMFAHSYGTDLALLYLNMDGAAVTSVALDGVTPPSVAALGWTWPSARGAFDGVMRACQAQPACAQRYPGLGATFVRLVGELERHPVTTTVDLPGHPGTQVVLDGGTLLEWLVGAAGRLTAGIPAAIDDLDHGNPQAVATQYAAGWVNTGLSNATVATGLTLSIWCSEWVPYETVDDQMRQARKAFPEFPESVLAQAPQLAFLREECAVWKVPKAPDSVRAVTRSAVPALVITGSLDARTGPMWGEYVAKDLSRSTVVVLPGWGHGAFLNPCGAQVIASFFSNPAHPDTSCVAAMTVPEFTIAPPGEEPGEFGAADPGSSGGWCGRSASADPTGG from the coding sequence GTGCCGGTGGATCGGGACCGGACCGATGGCGCGACCCTGCGGTTGGCCGTGGCGGTCATACCCTCGGAGACGCAGCCGTCCACCGCGGATCCGATCGTGTTCCTGGAAGGCGGCCCGGGTCTGGACGGCATCGCGGTGCCCGCCGTCGCCCCCGATGTCGGGCTCGGGCGTAACCGCGACCTGATCCTGATCGGGCAGCGGGGCACCCAGACGACGAGCACGCCGCTGTTGTGCCCGGAGCTCGACGAGTTCTACGCCCGTCGGCTCGGGCTGGTGTACGACGCTCCCGCCACCGGGGAACTCGACGTCCGAGCGGCGACCGCATGCCATGAGCGGCTGGCCCCGACCACCGACCTGGCCGCCTACAACTCCACCGAAAGTGCTTACGACCTGATCGATTTGCGCAAGGCCCTGCATCTCGACACGTGGAGCATGTTCGCGCACTCCTACGGCACCGACCTCGCGCTGCTCTACCTGAACATGGACGGCGCGGCCGTCACCTCGGTCGCGCTCGACGGGGTGACACCGCCCTCGGTCGCCGCACTGGGCTGGACGTGGCCGAGCGCGCGTGGCGCGTTCGACGGCGTGATGCGGGCGTGCCAGGCGCAACCCGCCTGCGCGCAACGCTATCCCGGCCTCGGTGCGACCTTCGTCCGGCTGGTCGGTGAGCTGGAGCGCCATCCCGTCACCACCACCGTCGATCTGCCCGGGCATCCCGGCACGCAGGTCGTCCTCGACGGCGGCACGCTGCTGGAGTGGCTCGTCGGCGCGGCCGGTCGCCTGACCGCGGGCATACCCGCCGCGATCGACGACCTCGACCACGGGAATCCCCAGGCCGTCGCCACCCAATACGCGGCCGGGTGGGTGAACACCGGACTGAGCAACGCGACCGTCGCCACCGGCCTCACCCTGAGCATCTGGTGCAGTGAATGGGTTCCGTACGAGACGGTCGACGATCAGATGCGCCAGGCGCGCAAGGCATTCCCCGAGTTCCCCGAATCGGTCTTGGCGCAAGCGCCCCAACTGGCGTTCCTGCGCGAGGAATGCGCGGTGTGGAAGGTACCGAAAGCCCCTGACTCGGTGCGGGCGGTCACCCGCAGCGCCGTGCCCGCGCTCGTGATCACGGGCAGCCTGGATGCGCGGACCGGACCGATGTGGGGCGAGTACGTCGCGAAGGACCTGTCCCGCTCCACCGTCGTGGTGCTCCCGGGGTGGGGGCACGGCGCGTTCCTGAATCCCTGTGGCGCGCAGGTGATCGCCTCGTTCTTTAGCAATCCGGCGCACCCCGACACGAGTTGCGTGGCCGCGATGACGGTGCCGGAGTTCACCATTGCCCCGCCCGGTGAGGAGCCGGGCGAATTCGGTGCAGCAGATCCGGGATCATCGGGCGGGTGGTGTGGGCGAAGTGCCAGCGCGGATCCGACAGGTGGGTGA
- a CDS encoding glycosyltransferase family 39 protein: MVNRPARPGGAGRHAKVEERPPFAWLTVAAVAVPAAVVLLLSARRYGYFGDELYFLAAGRRPAFGYADQGPVLPLLARLMDTIAPESYFVLRLPAVALTVTAIVLCALLAREFDGGRWAQLLAALGYASSPFLLLQGTMLTTNAVDTALWVIITWLVVRWVRTRNDGLLLAAALFTAVDMQVKWLIPFFWIAVAISSMLCGPRELVRRPLLWAGGVIVVVATVPELLWQARHSWPQLKMGGVIGAEQGILGGRLLFLPMSISLAGYLGALLLLWGLWVLLRWDVLRPYRFLGVTLLLLFAAFLITGGRIYYAAGMYAVMIAAGAVGVVGTAERIAPLWRRLLTAGVAVLALGATAFTLYSTPWRPAEEVHPPKDDAEAAINIGVYGSFGWHELTDEVTRAYDGLTPAERAHAVIITDTYWQASALDEFGRTHLPPLFSPSRGFGYFGTPPDDASAVLAVGGYEAVLRSQFEHVDPVGKVDTRLGFKGNTQDVTLWKCSGRKKPWSQVWPQWMHL; the protein is encoded by the coding sequence GTGGTGAATCGACCGGCCCGGCCCGGCGGCGCCGGACGGCATGCCAAAGTCGAAGAGCGGCCGCCGTTCGCCTGGCTCACCGTGGCCGCGGTCGCGGTGCCCGCCGCCGTGGTGCTGCTGCTGTCCGCGCGCCGCTACGGGTATTTCGGCGACGAGCTGTACTTCCTGGCGGCCGGCCGCCGCCCGGCCTTCGGCTACGCCGACCAGGGGCCGGTGCTGCCGCTGCTGGCCCGGCTGATGGACACCATCGCGCCGGAGTCCTACTTCGTGCTGCGACTGCCCGCGGTCGCGCTGACGGTGACCGCGATCGTGCTGTGCGCCCTGCTGGCCCGCGAATTCGACGGCGGCCGCTGGGCGCAACTGCTGGCCGCCCTCGGCTACGCGAGCTCACCGTTCCTGCTGCTGCAGGGCACCATGCTCACCACCAACGCCGTCGACACCGCGCTGTGGGTGATCATCACCTGGCTGGTGGTGCGCTGGGTGCGCACCCGCAACGACGGGCTGCTGCTGGCCGCCGCGCTCTTCACCGCCGTCGACATGCAGGTGAAATGGCTGATCCCGTTCTTCTGGATCGCCGTCGCGATCAGCAGCATGCTGTGCGGGCCGCGGGAATTGGTGCGACGGCCGCTGCTGTGGGCCGGCGGCGTCATCGTCGTGGTCGCGACCGTGCCCGAATTGCTCTGGCAGGCCCGGCATTCCTGGCCGCAGTTGAAGATGGGCGGGGTGATCGGGGCCGAGCAGGGGATCCTGGGCGGGCGGCTGCTGTTCCTGCCGATGTCGATCAGCCTGGCCGGATATCTCGGCGCGCTGCTGCTGTTGTGGGGGCTGTGGGTGCTGCTGCGCTGGGATGTGCTGCGGCCCTACCGATTCCTGGGCGTCACGCTGCTGCTGTTGTTCGCCGCCTTCCTGATCACGGGCGGGCGGATCTACTACGCGGCGGGCATGTACGCGGTCATGATCGCCGCGGGCGCGGTCGGCGTGGTCGGCACCGCCGAGCGCATCGCACCGCTGTGGCGGCGGCTGCTGACCGCCGGGGTGGCCGTGCTCGCGCTGGGCGCAACGGCTTTCACCCTCTACTCGACACCGTGGCGGCCCGCCGAAGAGGTGCACCCGCCCAAGGACGATGCCGAGGCCGCCATCAATATCGGCGTCTACGGGTCCTTCGGCTGGCACGAACTCACCGACGAGGTCACCCGCGCCTACGACGGGCTCACCCCGGCCGAACGCGCGCACGCGGTCATCATCACCGACACCTATTGGCAGGCCAGCGCTCTCGACGAGTTCGGCCGCACGCACCTGCCGCCGCTGTTCAGTCCCAGCCGCGGCTTCGGCTACTTCGGCACCCCGCCCGACGACGCCTCGGCGGTGCTGGCCGTCGGCGGCTACGAGGCGGTGTTGCGCAGCCAGTTCGAGCACGTCGACCCGGTCGGCAAGGTCGATACCCGCCTCGGGTTCAAGGGCAACACCCAGGATGTCACCCTCTGGAAGTGCTCGGGCCGGAAGAAGCCGTGGTCACAGGTGTGGCCGCAGTGGATGCATCTGTAG
- a CDS encoding AarF/ABC1/UbiB kinase family protein, translating to MLEPRQGGFRRARRRTAEAADGLPTRAAARNAKITALPVAYAARRVGGLGRRALGTPAREVELDIQARTAQHMFEVLGELKGVAAKLGQLLALYELALPPELGEPYREALTRLQDSIPAMLPAAVDAAMAASLGPGWRDRFAEFDTRAAAAASVGQVHRAVWPDGRRVAVKLMYPGARAAVASDLEHLHRLAPLAKVFAPDLDTRAVTDAFAECIGAELDYADEAATQRIFASAFAGDPDFHIPAVVDQQGDVLVTEWLDGTPLQRVIASGDPAERTRVGLLVARFVMSSFAKTGLLYTDPHPGNFRVLPDGRLGVLDFGACSPFPAHFPDLVADIGEAALNGADADLEAALRRHEFVRPEREFDIAALVTMVAPIRDLYRRPDAHLTPAWLRSQVRRATDPSLSNVARHLTTRPEYAPIGRTILAATGVLCQLGVHGPLSAELTAPLPDLAAAVHRCRDREASAATVVALRPATDASTAATPVTTASSGPSTSRG from the coding sequence ATGCTCGAACCGCGCCAGGGCGGTTTCCGGCGCGCGCGCCGCCGCACGGCCGAGGCGGCCGACGGATTGCCGACCCGCGCCGCGGCCCGCAATGCCAAGATCACCGCGCTGCCGGTCGCCTATGCCGCGCGCCGGGTGGGCGGGCTGGGGCGGCGGGCGCTCGGGACGCCCGCGCGGGAGGTCGAACTCGATATCCAGGCGCGCACCGCCCAGCACATGTTCGAGGTGCTGGGCGAGCTGAAGGGCGTGGCGGCCAAGCTCGGTCAGCTGCTGGCACTCTACGAGCTGGCACTGCCGCCGGAGCTGGGGGAACCGTATCGGGAGGCGCTGACCCGGCTGCAGGATTCGATTCCGGCGATGCTGCCCGCGGCGGTCGACGCCGCGATGGCGGCGTCGCTGGGCCCCGGGTGGCGGGATCGGTTCGCCGAGTTCGACACTCGCGCCGCGGCGGCCGCCTCGGTGGGGCAGGTGCATCGCGCGGTGTGGCCGGACGGTCGGCGGGTGGCGGTGAAGCTCATGTATCCGGGGGCGCGCGCGGCCGTCGCCTCGGATCTCGAGCACCTGCACCGGCTGGCCCCGCTGGCCAAGGTCTTCGCCCCCGACCTCGACACGCGCGCGGTGACCGACGCCTTCGCCGAGTGCATCGGCGCCGAACTCGATTACGCCGACGAGGCCGCGACCCAGCGCATCTTCGCCAGCGCCTTCGCCGGCGACCCGGACTTCCACATCCCGGCCGTCGTCGATCAGCAGGGCGACGTGCTGGTCACCGAATGGCTGGACGGCACTCCCCTGCAACGGGTCATCGCCTCGGGGGATCCGGCCGAGCGCACCCGGGTCGGGCTGCTGGTGGCCCGCTTCGTGATGTCGAGTTTCGCGAAAACCGGTCTGCTCTATACCGATCCGCACCCCGGCAATTTCCGGGTGCTGCCCGACGGCCGGCTCGGCGTCCTGGATTTCGGGGCCTGCTCACCGTTCCCGGCCCACTTCCCCGATCTGGTCGCCGATATCGGCGAGGCCGCCCTCAACGGCGCCGACGCCGACCTGGAGGCGGCGCTGCGCCGACACGAATTCGTGCGCCCCGAACGGGAATTCGACATCGCCGCCCTGGTCACCATGGTCGCCCCGATCCGCGACCTGTATCGGCGCCCCGACGCCCACCTGACCCCGGCGTGGCTGCGGTCGCAGGTGCGCCGCGCCACCGACCCGAGCCTGTCCAATGTGGCCCGCCACCTCACCACGCGGCCGGAGTACGCGCCGATCGGCCGCACCATCCTGGCCGCCACCGGTGTGCTGTGCCAGCTCGGCGTGCACGGGCCGCTCAGCGCCGAATTGACCGCGCCGCTACCGGATCTGGCGGCGGCGGTGCACCGCTGCCGCGACCGTGAGGCGAGTGCGGCGACCGTGGTCGCGTTGCGTCCGGCTACAGATGCATCCACTGCGGCCACACCTGTGACCACGGCTTCTTCCGGCCCGAGCACTTCCAGAGGGTGA
- a CDS encoding CocE/NonD family hydrolase — translation MSSTFRPRRCRLAPWAVAGFSVLAMTIAATTPSAAAPVIGPVPDAPADFGLPADYQPTPAPYGVGYQLGQVVSLSDGTQLQAEVRYPTDPATGQRAAGEFPVVVNFTTYGAVASALTAAITSVIDELHIQLPEQLKDARRIINQATSMQDMLVRHGYIEVTADVRGTGGSTGAWSPASQQDGKDGAELVDWAARLPGSNGKVGMYGYSFPGLSAMRTAETVGPDSPLKAIVPFAVPNNIFDEVLNHDGMMSPLLLTVISLMVPYLSLIGPFLTAPLSPQTFLRSLGDHLAALVGPDTSTVKLLFDAYTGGATAYDNSWWRERRFETDLHNLVDNGIAMYQVDGWWDLYQEGAVRNYAQLQNLAAGRDQFAPMAADQPADGRYQLLMGPWYHVGLGLGPGSRMDTAQITLAWFDRWLKDIHNGVDETRTPLHVIDAGNNAADTARYPFEPTAIQQRYFDGDRLVADKPTAADAADRLNYTGIDNICNRESLGQWAAGLFDFVFRVFTVSNPCTEWVQNPTAGLRYTMDPVTEPTMLAGPSAVTLYASSTGTDAAFQVWLDDVAPDGTAVNITGGSQLASQRTLDDGKTWLAADGTVYAPAHTVLKENEQLLTPGDVVRMEIKIRPAFHRLEPGHALRLRITTGTFPSTIPNPADLGRLLGTSQQIQRTAAYPSALVVPLGPAAAFAH, via the coding sequence TTGAGTAGCACCTTCCGGCCGCGCCGCTGCCGTCTGGCCCCCTGGGCCGTGGCCGGCTTCTCCGTGCTGGCCATGACCATCGCCGCCACCACGCCGTCGGCGGCCGCGCCCGTGATCGGGCCCGTGCCCGACGCGCCCGCCGATTTCGGCCTGCCCGCCGACTATCAGCCGACCCCCGCGCCGTACGGGGTGGGTTATCAACTCGGGCAGGTGGTTTCACTGTCCGACGGCACCCAGTTGCAAGCCGAGGTGCGGTATCCGACCGATCCGGCGACCGGGCAGCGGGCGGCGGGCGAGTTCCCGGTGGTCGTCAACTTCACCACCTACGGCGCGGTGGCCAGCGCCTTGACCGCCGCCATCACCTCGGTGATCGACGAACTCCACATCCAGCTGCCCGAACAGCTGAAGGACGCCCGCCGCATCATCAATCAGGCCACCTCCATGCAGGACATGCTGGTCCGGCACGGCTACATCGAGGTGACCGCGGACGTGCGCGGCACCGGCGGCTCGACCGGCGCGTGGAGCCCGGCCTCCCAGCAGGACGGCAAGGACGGCGCCGAGCTGGTGGACTGGGCGGCCAGGCTGCCCGGCTCCAACGGCAAGGTCGGCATGTACGGCTATTCGTTCCCGGGCCTGTCGGCCATGCGCACCGCCGAGACCGTGGGCCCGGATTCGCCGTTGAAGGCGATCGTGCCGTTCGCGGTGCCCAACAACATCTTCGACGAGGTGCTCAACCACGACGGCATGATGAGTCCGCTGCTGCTGACGGTCATCTCGCTGATGGTCCCGTATCTGAGCCTGATCGGCCCGTTCCTGACCGCGCCGCTGTCGCCGCAGACCTTCCTGCGCTCGCTCGGCGATCACCTGGCGGCTCTGGTCGGCCCCGACACCAGCACCGTGAAGCTGCTCTTCGACGCCTACACCGGCGGCGCCACCGCCTACGACAACTCCTGGTGGCGCGAGCGGCGTTTCGAGACCGACCTGCACAACCTGGTGGACAACGGCATCGCCATGTACCAGGTCGACGGCTGGTGGGACCTGTATCAGGAAGGCGCGGTGCGCAATTACGCGCAGCTGCAGAACCTGGCCGCCGGCCGCGACCAGTTCGCGCCGATGGCCGCCGACCAGCCGGCCGACGGGCGCTACCAATTGCTCATGGGCCCTTGGTATCACGTCGGCCTGGGCCTGGGTCCGGGCTCGCGGATGGACACCGCTCAGATCACCCTGGCCTGGTTCGACCGGTGGCTCAAGGACATTCACAACGGCGTCGACGAGACCCGCACCCCGCTGCACGTCATCGACGCCGGCAACAACGCCGCCGACACCGCGCGCTACCCGTTCGAGCCGACCGCGATCCAGCAGCGCTACTTCGACGGTGACCGGCTGGTGGCCGACAAGCCCACCGCCGCCGACGCCGCGGATCGGCTGAACTACACCGGGATCGACAACATCTGCAATCGCGAGTCGCTGGGTCAGTGGGCCGCGGGCCTGTTCGACTTCGTGTTCCGCGTGTTCACCGTCTCCAACCCGTGCACCGAGTGGGTGCAGAATCCGACCGCGGGCCTGCGCTACACCATGGACCCGGTCACCGAGCCGACCATGCTGGCCGGTCCGTCGGCGGTCACCCTGTACGCCTCCTCCACAGGCACCGACGCCGCCTTCCAGGTGTGGCTCGACGATGTCGCGCCGGACGGGACGGCGGTGAACATCACCGGCGGTTCGCAGCTGGCCAGTCAGCGCACCCTCGACGACGGCAAGACCTGGCTCGCCGCCGACGGCACCGTCTACGCCCCCGCGCACACCGTGCTGAAGGAGAACGAACAGCTGCTCACTCCGGGCGACGTGGTGCGGATGGAGATCAAGATCCGGCCCGCCTTCCACCGCCTCGAACCCGGTCACGCGCTGCGCCTGCGCATCACCACCGGCACCTTCCCGTCGACCATCCCGAATCCGGCGGATCTGGGCCGCCTGCTGGGCACCTCGCAGCAGATCCAGCGCACTGCCGCGTATCCGTCGGCGCTGGTGGTGCCGTTGGGTCCGGCGGCCGCTTTCGCGCACTAG
- a CDS encoding CdaR family transcriptional regulator has protein sequence MHARLRDRTLEELYQRAVVARTEFPALAPPYPKLPESLVTSGFERGTALNVDLFFDFLRTGDAPSPEDTAEVVQIALSRIRDGETLEEVLGRYSLGAELIWSRVRETSHGPERELLDDAAITLLRYITLITTRIATACVQRAHDPRWELLERRRAIADALLTGRDPVEWAGEPAVAVPDAFLLAAFRLGTAHGADTAELRHRIEAIPGVFLRLDSGGWTALLPLQPGDDGTATLAALTARLPGPGRLALGQSAQTESPAPFWVGVATAASRAQVPEVFAEARTLAELGRCLGRPHPVCRRPELLFEYTVAAGGSARAGLAAVLEPLDTQAVLTETLDVFVDTGFNQLATARLLSVHRNTVTYRLARVYELTGLDPHRPTDAMTLSAARIARRLETACFAP, from the coding sequence ATGCACGCGCGATTGCGGGACCGGACGCTCGAGGAGCTGTACCAACGTGCCGTCGTGGCGCGCACGGAATTCCCGGCTCTCGCCCCGCCCTACCCCAAACTCCCGGAATCCCTCGTGACCAGCGGTTTCGAACGCGGCACCGCCTTGAATGTGGACCTGTTCTTCGACTTCCTGCGCACCGGCGACGCCCCCTCCCCGGAGGACACCGCCGAGGTGGTGCAGATCGCGTTGAGCCGCATCCGCGACGGCGAAACCCTCGAGGAAGTGCTCGGCCGCTACAGCCTGGGCGCGGAGCTGATCTGGTCGCGAGTGCGCGAAACCTCCCACGGTCCCGAACGCGAACTGCTCGACGACGCCGCGATCACGCTGCTGCGCTACATCACGCTGATCACCACCCGCATCGCCACCGCCTGCGTGCAACGCGCCCACGATCCGCGCTGGGAGTTGCTCGAACGCCGCCGCGCCATTGCCGACGCGCTGCTCACCGGCCGCGACCCCGTCGAATGGGCGGGCGAGCCGGCGGTGGCGGTGCCGGACGCGTTCCTGCTCGCGGCCTTCCGCCTCGGCACCGCGCACGGCGCCGACACCGCCGAACTGCGCCACCGCATCGAAGCCATCCCGGGTGTGTTCCTGCGTCTGGACAGCGGCGGCTGGACGGCCCTGCTGCCCCTGCAGCCCGGCGACGACGGCACCGCGACGCTGGCCGCGCTGACGGCTCGCCTGCCCGGCCCCGGTCGGCTCGCCCTCGGGCAGTCTGCACAAACCGAGTCGCCAGCACCGTTCTGGGTGGGTGTGGCCACCGCGGCCTCGCGCGCGCAGGTCCCGGAGGTGTTCGCCGAGGCGCGCACGCTGGCCGAGCTGGGCCGCTGCCTGGGTCGCCCGCATCCGGTCTGCCGCCGCCCGGAGCTGTTGTTCGAATACACCGTCGCCGCGGGCGGTTCCGCGCGCGCCGGGCTGGCGGCGGTGCTCGAACCCCTCGACACCCAGGCGGTGCTGACCGAGACCCTCGACGTGTTCGTCGACACCGGCTTCAACCAGCTGGCCACCGCGCGACTGCTGAGCGTCCACCGCAATACCGTCACCTACCGCCTGGCCCGCGTGTACGAGTTGACCGGCTTGGATCCGCACCGACCGACCGATGCCATGACCCTGTCGGCCGCCCGCATCGCCCGCCGCCTCGAAACCGCCTGCTTCGCACCGTAG